A genomic stretch from Papio anubis isolate 15944 chromosome 18, Panubis1.0, whole genome shotgun sequence includes:
- the UBFD1 gene encoding ubiquitin domain-containing protein UBFD1 isoform X2: MAAAGAPDGMEEPGMDTEAETVATEAPARPLNCVEAEAAAGAAAEDSGAARGSLQPAPAQPPGDPAAQASVSNGEDAGGGAGRELVDLKIIWNKTKHDVKFPLDSTGSELKQKIHSITGLPPAMQKVMYKGLVPEDKTLREIKVTSGAKIMVVGSTINDVLAVNTPKDAAQQDAKAEENKKEPLCRQKQHRKVLDKGKPEDVMPSVKGAQERLPTVPLSGMYNKSGGKVRLTFKLEQDQLWIGTKDSWREPNMPKSPVSGQHSLYLWSPRGRHSSHLPRSPVTLVS; encoded by the exons ATGGCGGCGGCCGGGGCCCCGGATG GCATGGAGGAACCTGGCATGGACACGGAGGCCGAGACCGTGGCGACTGAGGCGCCCGCGCGGCCCCTCAACTGCGTGGAGGCTGAAGCCGCGGCGGGGGCGGCGGCCGAGGACTCCGGCGCCGCACGAGGTAGCCTGCAGCCGGCCCCGGCCCAGCCCCCTGGGGACCCCGCAGCCCAGGCCTCGGTCAGCAACGGCGAAGACGCGGGCGGCGGCGCGGGCAGGGAGCTGGTGGACTTGAAGATCATCTGGAACAAGACCAAGCATGACGTGAAGTTCCCCCTGGACAGCACAGGCTCCGAGCTGAAACAGAAGATCCACTCGATTACAG GTCTCCCGCCTGCCATGCAGAAAGTCATGTATAAGGGACTCGTCCCCGAGGATAAAACattgagagaaataaaagtgACCAGTGGGGCCAAGATCATGGTGGTTGGCTCCACCATCAATGATGTTTTAGCAGTAAACACACCCAAAGATGCTGCGCAGCAGGATGCAAAGGCCGAAGAGAACAAGAAGGAGCCTCTCTGCAGGCAGAAA CAACACAGGAAAGTGTTGGATAAAGGAAAACCTGAAGATGTGATGCCATCTGTTAAGGGTGCCCAG GAACGCCTGCCAACGGTACCACTGTCCGGCATGTACAATAAGTCCGGAGGAAAAGTGAGACTCACCTTTAAACTAGAACAAGACCAGCTGTGGATTGGCACTAAAG ATTCCTGGAGGGAACCGAACATGCCTAAATCACCTGTTTCTGGCCAGCACT CACTGTACCTCTGGAGCCCAAGGGGCAGGCACTCTTCCCACTTGCCCAGGAGTCCTGTCACCTTAGTGTCATAA
- the UBFD1 gene encoding ubiquitin domain-containing protein UBFD1 isoform X1 encodes MAAAGAPDGMEEPGMDTEAETVATEAPARPLNCVEAEAAAGAAAEDSGAARGSLQPAPAQPPGDPAAQASVSNGEDAGGGAGRELVDLKIIWNKTKHDVKFPLDSTGSELKQKIHSITGLPPAMQKVMYKGLVPEDKTLREIKVTSGAKIMVVGSTINDVLAVNTPKDAAQQDAKAEENKKEPLCRQKQHRKVLDKGKPEDVMPSVKGAQERLPTVPLSGMYNKSGGKVRLTFKLEQDQLWIGTKERTEKLPMGSIKNVVSEPIEGHEDYHMMAFQLGPTEASYYWVYWVPTQYVDAIKDTVLGKWQYF; translated from the exons ATGGCGGCGGCCGGGGCCCCGGATG GCATGGAGGAACCTGGCATGGACACGGAGGCCGAGACCGTGGCGACTGAGGCGCCCGCGCGGCCCCTCAACTGCGTGGAGGCTGAAGCCGCGGCGGGGGCGGCGGCCGAGGACTCCGGCGCCGCACGAGGTAGCCTGCAGCCGGCCCCGGCCCAGCCCCCTGGGGACCCCGCAGCCCAGGCCTCGGTCAGCAACGGCGAAGACGCGGGCGGCGGCGCGGGCAGGGAGCTGGTGGACTTGAAGATCATCTGGAACAAGACCAAGCATGACGTGAAGTTCCCCCTGGACAGCACAGGCTCCGAGCTGAAACAGAAGATCCACTCGATTACAG GTCTCCCGCCTGCCATGCAGAAAGTCATGTATAAGGGACTCGTCCCCGAGGATAAAACattgagagaaataaaagtgACCAGTGGGGCCAAGATCATGGTGGTTGGCTCCACCATCAATGATGTTTTAGCAGTAAACACACCCAAAGATGCTGCGCAGCAGGATGCAAAGGCCGAAGAGAACAAGAAGGAGCCTCTCTGCAGGCAGAAA CAACACAGGAAAGTGTTGGATAAAGGAAAACCTGAAGATGTGATGCCATCTGTTAAGGGTGCCCAG GAACGCCTGCCAACGGTACCACTGTCCGGCATGTACAATAAGTCCGGAGGAAAAGTGAGACTCACCTTTAAACTAGAACAAGACCAGCTGTGGATTGGCACTAAAG AGCGGACTGAGAAATTGCCCATGGGCTCCATAAAAAATGTGGTCAGTGAACCTATCGAAGGACATGAAGACTACCACATGATG GCGTTTCAGTTGGGACCCACGGAAGCCTCTTACTACTGGGTGTACTGGGTTCCAACTCAATATGTGGATGCAATCAAAGACACTGTGCTGGGGAAATGGCAGTATTTTTGA